In Lujinxingia sediminis, a single genomic region encodes these proteins:
- a CDS encoding COX15/CtaA family protein, producing the protein MSSPAPRTSRAFTAYAWIFLVYLLAVILFGAWVRITGSGAGCGSHWPTCHGEIIPPSPNVQTIIEYTHRLTSGFLGILGIVLMGWSWRIFKNHPVFWASVITFIFILFEGAIGAGLVLAELVADDDSVARAVVIAIHLVNTLILSGATAFTAWLSGGRELPRLRCGGVFRALLLVGMLGLIATSMSGAVTALGDTLFPVDPTVGGGLVDRVRGDLSAANHFLVRLRIFHPVIAVGTAAYLLVVGWIVKVREPSPQALTWANVVIALLIGQTMVGVFNILLSAPGWVQLLHLLVAQILWIATLFLASTLMQPGTSSHHQSANLSAEP; encoded by the coding sequence ATGTCCAGCCCCGCCCCCCGCACCAGCCGCGCATTTACCGCCTACGCCTGGATCTTTCTGGTCTACTTGCTCGCCGTCATTCTCTTTGGCGCCTGGGTACGCATCACCGGCTCAGGAGCTGGCTGCGGCTCGCACTGGCCCACCTGCCACGGCGAGATCATCCCGCCCTCTCCCAACGTCCAGACGATCATCGAGTATACCCACAGACTGACCAGCGGCTTTCTGGGCATCCTGGGCATCGTCTTGATGGGCTGGTCCTGGCGCATCTTTAAGAACCATCCGGTGTTCTGGGCCAGCGTCATTACCTTCATCTTCATCCTCTTTGAGGGGGCGATCGGTGCGGGCCTCGTGCTCGCTGAGCTCGTCGCTGACGATGACTCCGTGGCGCGCGCGGTGGTCATCGCCATTCACCTGGTCAACACCTTGATCTTGAGCGGAGCCACGGCCTTTACCGCCTGGCTTTCCGGTGGCCGAGAGCTCCCGAGGTTGCGTTGCGGCGGCGTCTTTCGAGCGCTGCTGCTGGTAGGGATGCTGGGGCTCATCGCCACCAGCATGTCCGGTGCGGTCACGGCGCTGGGCGACACCCTCTTCCCGGTCGACCCCACCGTGGGGGGCGGCCTGGTCGATCGCGTTCGCGGCGACCTCTCCGCAGCGAACCACTTCCTGGTGCGCCTGCGCATCTTTCATCCCGTCATCGCCGTGGGTACTGCCGCCTACCTCCTTGTCGTGGGTTGGATTGTGAAGGTGCGAGAGCCCTCGCCACAAGCCCTCACCTGGGCCAACGTGGTCATCGCGCTTCTGATCGGGCAGACGATGGTCGGCGTGTTCAACATCCTCCTCTCCGCCCCCGGCTGGGTGCAGCTACTGCACCTGCTGGTCGCCCAGATCCTCTGGATCGCCACCCTCTTTCTGGCCAGCACCCTGATGCAGCCCGGCACCTCAAGCCACCATCAAAGCGCCAACCTCTCTGCAGAGCCGTGA
- the asnS gene encoding asparagine--tRNA ligase, producing MIKGLLEGQTPTGAEVLVEGWVRTRRDSKAGFSFINVHDGSCFDAIQVVAPRDLANYNDEILKLTAGCSVEVRGELVESKGKGQPVEVQATSIKVVGWVDDPDTYPMAPKRHSMEHLRANAHLRPRTNLIGAITRVRHRLAMATHRYFDEQGFYWIHTPIITASDAEGAGEMFRVSTLDMANPPRLENGEVDFSQDFFGREAHLTVSGQLNVEAYCLAMSKVYTFGPTFRAENSNTSRHLAEFWMVEPEIAFADLNDDADLAEDFLKYLLKDLLDALPADMDFFNQFVKKGVRDRMEALVDSNFERMDYTEAIAILEKAADKEKFEFPVTWGVDLQSEHERFLSEKHVGKPVVVMNYPRDIKAFYMRQNDDGRTVAAMDVLAPGIGEIIGGSQREERLDVLDARIEEMGLPKENYSWYRDLRRYGTVPHAGFGLGFERLIAYATGVENIREVIPFPRAPRSADF from the coding sequence ATGATCAAAGGATTGCTGGAAGGCCAGACTCCCACGGGCGCTGAGGTGCTTGTTGAGGGATGGGTTCGCACACGACGTGACTCCAAGGCCGGGTTTTCATTCATCAATGTGCATGATGGCTCGTGTTTCGACGCGATTCAGGTCGTCGCTCCCCGAGATCTGGCCAATTACAACGATGAAATCCTCAAGCTGACGGCGGGCTGCTCCGTGGAGGTGCGAGGAGAGTTGGTGGAGTCGAAAGGGAAGGGGCAGCCGGTCGAGGTGCAGGCCACCAGCATCAAGGTGGTGGGATGGGTCGATGATCCGGACACCTACCCGATGGCGCCGAAGCGTCACAGCATGGAGCATCTGCGGGCCAACGCTCACCTGCGTCCTCGCACGAATCTCATCGGGGCGATCACGCGCGTGCGTCATCGTCTGGCGATGGCCACTCATCGCTACTTCGATGAGCAGGGGTTTTACTGGATTCATACCCCGATCATCACCGCGTCAGATGCGGAGGGGGCCGGTGAGATGTTCCGCGTCTCCACGCTGGATATGGCGAACCCGCCGCGGCTGGAGAATGGCGAGGTGGACTTCTCCCAGGACTTCTTCGGGCGGGAGGCGCATCTGACGGTCTCCGGTCAGCTCAACGTCGAGGCGTACTGTCTGGCGATGAGCAAGGTGTACACCTTTGGACCGACCTTTCGGGCGGAAAACTCCAATACCTCGCGCCATCTGGCGGAGTTCTGGATGGTCGAGCCCGAGATTGCGTTTGCCGATCTCAACGATGACGCCGACCTGGCCGAGGATTTCCTGAAGTATCTCTTAAAGGATCTTCTGGATGCGCTGCCGGCGGATATGGATTTCTTCAACCAGTTTGTGAAGAAAGGCGTCCGAGACCGTATGGAAGCGCTGGTGGACTCAAACTTTGAGCGCATGGATTACACCGAGGCGATCGCGATTCTGGAGAAGGCGGCCGACAAGGAGAAGTTCGAGTTTCCGGTCACGTGGGGCGTCGACCTGCAGTCGGAGCACGAGCGCTTCTTGAGCGAGAAACACGTCGGTAAACCGGTGGTGGTGATGAACTACCCGCGCGACATCAAGGCGTTTTATATGCGCCAGAATGATGACGGGCGCACGGTGGCGGCGATGGACGTTCTGGCACCGGGCATCGGCGAGATCATCGGTGGGAGTCAGCGGGAGGAGCGCCTGGATGTGCTCGACGCGCGCATTGAAGAGATGGGACTCCCGAAAGAGAACTACAGCTGGTACCGCGACCTGCGACGTTACGGGACGGTGCCGCATGCGGGCTTCGGGCTGGGATTTGAGCGCTTGATCGCCTACGCCACCGGGGTCGAGAATATCCGCGAGGTGATTCCCTTCCCGCGGGCACCGCGTAGCGCCGATTTCTGA